In Monomorium pharaonis isolate MP-MQ-018 chromosome 3, ASM1337386v2, whole genome shotgun sequence, a genomic segment contains:
- the LOC105832092 gene encoding uncharacterized protein LOC105832092 has translation MSIVTTIEQAIRPLFLTSNILGLGVYTPEKLYLSIFYNVTLWTTCSYFFYHVVIIFQLEYWYLVITTVINNGINYLVTIISMVISLCQHKKLQMFIKRLAAVDDTLEDLGTPKIYQKLHVCIKRILIGWLVYSLIINISDIMWWFRTTNNFWCIIIPYVTNCFPHANLFVDLMFATYLWYIGTRFDKLNKHMRSLSLREECNIRYTQRKAVWTTRRYIMCINNYKHIWWTTMHLYLELCKLARELNAMYETQMTIEMLACLIYLTRIFHFIFIRITDNLMLSLIEWINIYLWLSVYVIKLFCLNYICESISAKSNEMKTIIQRLTNSLRYTDIRDEIYQFTLYIIHHPLKFSGLGLFYFGYSFLRNSVMAILTFVIITMQIPRTSEVFTYVGF, from the exons ATGAGTATAGTGACTACAATAGAACAAGCTATACGTCCATTATTTCTGACTTCTAATATTCTCGGTCTAGGTGTTTATACACcggaaaaactttatttaagtattttttataatgtgacATTGTGGACCACTTGCAGTTATTTTTTCTATCATgtagtaattatatttcaactAGAATACTGGTATCTAGTAATTACTACTGTAATCAACAATGGAATTAACTATCTCGTTACTATTATATCCATGGTTATAAGTTTATGTCAACACAAG AAATTGCAAATGTTCATAAAAAGACTTGCTGCAGTGGACGATACATTGGAAGACTTAGGTACTcctaaaatatatcaaaaattacatgtatgtataaaaagaatattaatcgGATGGTTAGTATATAGtctaataatcaatataagtGATATAATGTGGTGGTTTCgtacaacaaataatttttggtgCATAATTATACCTTATGTTACGAATTGTTTTCCACATGCCAACTTGTTTGTGGATTTAATGTTTGCTACTTATCTATg GTACATTGGCACCAGGtttgacaaattaaataaacacatGAGAAGTTTATCGTTGAGAGAAGAATGCAATATAAGATATACACAAAGAAAAGCAGTATGGACCACTCGTCGATACATCATGtgtattaacaattataagcATATTTGGTGGACCACAAT gCACCTCTATTTAGAATTGTGTAAACTTGCTCGCGAATTAAATGCAATGTATGAAACGCAAATGACTATAGAAATGTTGGCttgtttgatatatttaacaagaatatttcatttcatttttatacgtataacaGATAACTTAATGTTATCGCTAATAGAAtggatcaatatttatttatggttatctgtatatgtaattaaacttttttgcttAAATTACATTTGCGAGAGTATTAGTGCTAAG agtAACGAAATGAAAACAATAATTCAACGATTAACAAATTCTCTTCGATATACTGATATTCGTGACgag ATTTACcagtttacattatatataatacatcatCCATTGAAGTTTTCTGGATTAGGTCTCTTCTATTTTGGCTATAGCTTCCTTCGAAAT tCCGTCATGgcaattttaacttttgtgATTATTACAATGCAAATACCTCGCACATCTGAAGTATTTACTTACGTAgggttttag
- the LOC105832091 gene encoding putative gustatory receptor 28b, producing MQWLLVLKNHEIICAWKKKSVIVLHQRMTLHTDYKQTLWTSMHLHLELCRLSRELNLMFAIKITFESACYLSHITSMLYYVYCITVQKQEKMYFSDNGFSTIIWLSILLIRIYVVNYICENVMQKANKIDKLFPQLTNIHQYAVVWKEIYQQFTLQRIHHPLKFTGMGLFNFGYELLRQFCSTVVMYVIIMVQFNISIWQVED from the exons ATGCAATGGTTATTAGtgttaaaaaatcatgaaataaTATGTGCATGGAAGAAGAAATCTGTAATCGTTCTTCATCAACGCATGACTTTACATACTGATTACAAGCAAACATTATGGACctcaat GCATCTTCATTTAGAATTATGTCGACTTTCTCGAGAGTTAAACTTAatgtttgcaataaaaataacttttgaaagtgCATGTTATCTTTCACATATAACATCAATGCtctattatgtttattgtataACAGTAcagaaacaagaaaaaatgtatttctctGATAATGGGTTTAGTACAATCATATGGCtttctatattattgataaGAATCTACGTTGTAAACTATATCTGCGAGAATGTTATGCAGAAG GCaaacaaaattgataaattatttcctCAACTAACAAATATCCATCAATATGCAGTTGTTTGGAAAgag ATTTATCAGCAATTCACTTTGCAAAGAATACATCATCCGTTGAAGTTCACAGGAATGggtctttttaattttggttACGAACTTCTTCGACAG tTTTGCAGTACAGTTGTAATGTACGTAATCATCATGGTGCAGTTCAACATATCTATCTGGCAAGTTGAAGATTAG
- the LOC114255496 gene encoding uncharacterized protein LOC114255496 produces MVDTLQRILHPLLFMCFVVGLTFYPKKRLKIQVTCLNILYSLTIWFAYTCIFSYIYINFTREILFESIAMEIGVASNFLLSIISVIMSFYHQKRFEIGIKKLAAVDDTLEKLGTPKMYQKLHVKIKQIIIGWIVYYLAISVFDSIWWFNFYDSTWGLYLPYILNHCIHINVLVDLLFIFFLWYVGTRFDKVNEHIRCLIMRRNYGLRCTWEPQHTLHNNYKKTLWTTMHLHLELCHLTREINLIFTVQMTIEMASLLPYLTSLFYYLYWMIIQQYRGRIYTLFDWIGIFVRVLIFLIRLYAVNYICENVTQKANKVSKLFYQLTYIHQYADVWKEIYYFILQTMHHPLKFNGMGLFYFGYECLRQFCMTVLMYLIIMVQFKVLIEY; encoded by the exons atggTGGATACACTTCAACGTATTTTGCATCCTCTTCTTTTTATGTGTTTTGTTGTGGGCTTAACCTTTTATCCAAAAAAGCGATTAAAGATTCAAGttacatgtttaaatattctatattcttTGACAATCTGGTTTGCTTATACCTGTATTTTTtcctacatatatattaattttacaagagaaatattatttgagtCAATCGCTATGGAAATCGGTGTAGCATCAAACTTCTTGCTCTCAATTATATCTGTGATTATGAGTTTCTATCATCAAAAG agATTTGAAATAGGCATAAAAAAACTTGCTGCTGTGGATGACACTTTGGAGAAATTAGGTACTCcaaaaatgtatcaaaagCTACATGTGaagattaaacaaataataattggaTGGATTGTGTACTATCTGGCAATAAGTGTTTTTGATTCAATATGGTGGTTCAACTTCTATGATAGTACTTGGGGATTATATTTGCCTTACATATTAAATCATTGTATTCATATCAATGTGCTTGTGGATTTGTTATTTATCTTCTTCTTATG GTATGTTGGTACCAGATTTGATAAAGTAAATGAGCATATACGATGTTTAATAATGAGAAGAAATTATGGGCTAAGATGTACATGGGAACCTCAACAcactttacataataattataagaaaacttTATGGActacaat GCATCTTCATTTAGAATTATGTCATCTAACTCGCGAGATAAACTTGATATTTACAGTGCAAATGACTATTGAAATGGCATCTCTTCTTCCATATTTAACATcactgttttattatttatattggaTGATAATACAACAATATCGAGGaagaatttatacattatttgacTGGATTGGTATTTTTGTAcgggttttaatttttttaataaggcTTTATGCCGTAAATTACATCTGTGAAAACGTCACGCAAAAG GCGAACAAagttagtaaattattttatcaactgACGTATATTCATCAATATGCTGATGTTTGGAAAgag atttattactttattctgCAAACAATGCATCATCCCTTGAAATTCAATGGAATGGGTCTCTTTTATTTTGGCTATGAGTGTCTCCGGCag tTTTGCATGACGGTTTTAATGTACTTAATTATTATGGTACagtttaaagtattaattgaatattaa